One segment of Parvularcula sp. IMCC14364 DNA contains the following:
- a CDS encoding wax ester/triacylglycerol synthase family O-acyltransferase — translation MKQMQGLDASFVALERTHAPLHIGSIVIYDPSTAPEGFVRFKDILRFIEGRLHLAKSMRQRMVRVPLGIDHPYWIEDPDFDLEYHVRHVALPKPGDWRQLCIQAARVFSRPLDLTRPPWEITIVEGLDNVDGAPEGSYAMLSKVHHAGIDGLSGIDMMHALNSLSPDVTAPDIADEWKPDEMPNKMGLFAKGYVRAWTNPVRQLNHLRRSVPGMYKATRSFAKGEFDLDAVRHVPRTRFNEKVTAHRTIDACTFPLSDIKKLRALSEGSKVNDVMLAIVGGGLNKYLKAKEELPSSSLVAMAPISVREEGEKGSMGNQVSAMFAPLGSHISNPKERIQYVHGETLKSKKMTNALGARQMTEVSKSTPALYLGLGARLYTQLGLANRMKPVINTVVTNVPGPPIPIYSAGAQMVNMFGNLCLLDGLGLGHVVHSYVDKVTVCFTACRKAIPDPAFYASCIQEAFEEMLSAANKELKTARTEEPPQESEVKKKKTSRITRVSEKSRQKDRLNGKSAPAG, via the coding sequence ATGAAGCAGATGCAGGGCCTTGATGCCAGCTTCGTTGCACTGGAGCGCACGCATGCACCGCTTCATATTGGCTCTATAGTGATATATGATCCGTCTACGGCACCTGAAGGATTTGTGCGCTTCAAGGACATTCTGAGGTTCATTGAAGGGCGTTTGCACCTGGCCAAATCCATGCGCCAACGGATGGTGCGTGTACCGCTTGGGATTGATCACCCTTACTGGATCGAAGACCCTGATTTTGACCTTGAATATCATGTCAGGCATGTCGCCCTGCCAAAGCCGGGAGACTGGCGACAGCTCTGCATTCAGGCCGCACGCGTTTTTTCGCGACCACTGGATCTGACGCGCCCCCCATGGGAAATCACCATCGTTGAAGGACTGGACAATGTTGATGGCGCCCCGGAAGGCTCATACGCGATGCTGTCAAAAGTTCATCATGCCGGCATAGATGGCCTTTCCGGCATCGACATGATGCACGCCCTTAACTCACTGTCCCCGGATGTGACAGCGCCAGACATCGCGGATGAATGGAAGCCGGATGAAATGCCAAATAAAATGGGCCTGTTTGCCAAGGGATATGTCAGAGCCTGGACCAATCCTGTGCGCCAACTCAATCATCTGCGCCGATCCGTCCCCGGCATGTACAAGGCAACGCGCAGCTTTGCGAAGGGCGAATTTGATCTCGACGCTGTCAGACACGTGCCCCGCACACGCTTTAACGAAAAGGTCACAGCCCACCGCACGATTGATGCCTGCACATTTCCGTTAAGCGACATAAAAAAACTGCGCGCCCTGTCAGAGGGGTCGAAAGTAAACGATGTCATGCTGGCAATTGTCGGGGGCGGCCTGAACAAATATCTGAAAGCCAAGGAGGAACTGCCCTCCTCTTCACTTGTCGCGATGGCACCAATTTCTGTGCGCGAGGAAGGCGAGAAGGGGTCCATGGGCAACCAGGTTTCGGCAATGTTTGCTCCGCTGGGTTCGCATATAAGCAACCCTAAAGAACGCATACAATATGTGCATGGCGAAACACTGAAATCCAAGAAAATGACGAATGCCTTGGGCGCACGACAGATGACAGAAGTCAGCAAATCAACACCTGCCCTGTATCTTGGTCTCGGTGCCCGCCTCTATACACAGCTCGGGTTAGCCAACAGAATGAAACCAGTCATCAATACAGTTGTGACAAACGTACCCGGACCACCCATTCCAATTTACTCCGCTGGCGCACAAATGGTTAACATGTTCGGCAATCTGTGCCTGCTGGACGGACTGGGCCTTGGGCATGTTGTTCACAGTTATGTTGACAAGGTTACGGTATGCTTCACCGCATGTCGCAAAGCAATTCCGGATCCGGCCTTTTACGCCAGCTGTATCCAGGAAGCATTTGAAGAAATGCTCAGCGCTGCGAATAAGGAACTAAAAACAGCGCGCACGGAAGAACCACCCCAAGAGAGTGAAGTCAAAAAGAAAAAGACTAGCCGGATTACGCGCGTTTCAGAAAAGTCAAGACAAAAAGATCGCCTGAACGGCAAGAGTGCCCCCGCAGGCTAG